A window of the Brassica napus cultivar Da-Ae chromosome C5, Da-Ae, whole genome shotgun sequence genome harbors these coding sequences:
- the LOC106450530 gene encoding endoribonuclease Dicer homolog 2-like isoform X3, protein MTIVDMEIESADQVSPLPFARSYQVEALEKAMKRNTIVYLETGSGKTLIAIMLLRSYAYLFRKPSPCFSVFLVPQVVLVTQQAEALKRHTDLKVGMYWGSMGVDFWDAPTWKQEVDTYEVLVMTPAILLSALRHSFLTLNMIKVLIFDECHHARGNHAYACILKEFYHKELKSATSVVPRIFGMTASPVKTKGENLDSYWKKIHELESLMNSKVYTCESESVLARFVPFSTPSFKLYQHMEIPSSTRAGIIAELEKLAKEHLFALSTLDLKSSTVNSIKKRLSKICSSITYCLDELGILMALKAAQSFSVSQNDFVLWGQLEKFSETSIKKFCSNASQAILAYIPDGPYWSVANIERKLEPGLVTSKIVCLVESLLGYRSLEKIRCIIFVERVIAAMVLESFLNEILPTYNSWKTKYVAGNNSGLQSQTRKKQNETVEDFRKGLVNIIVSTSILEEGLDVQSCNLVVGFDPASNICSFIQSQGRARMPNSDYLMMVERSIDICGDMVTQSRLKKYISGAKRMREDSLSHSLVPCQPLPDDSSGEVYRVDSTGAIVTFSSSVSLIYFYCSRLPSDEYFKPTPRFDIDKDQGICILYLPKSCQVKEVKFQGNGNVLKQAVCLKACIKLHRAGALTDHLVPDMVLKETVQQKLGKIHYDTEQPSYFPPELVSQFSALSQTTYHLYSIRMKSEFPGNLHFKDILLGTRVKLEDDIGNTCFRLEDHLGTIAVTLSYVGAFDLAQDEILLCRRFQITLFRVLLDHSVENLVAALDGLHLRDGLALDYLLVPSTHEQKASLIDWEVIRSVNFTSHKPWKRHVNCSAKDASCILHTKNGLFCTCVLQNALVCTPHNGYVYCTRGILSNLNANSVLTKRNSGDVTYMEYYEKRHEIRLSIVDEPLLNGRHIFTMHNNLHMTMKKKEKEHDKEYVELPPELCHVILAPISVDMIYSYKFMPSVMHRIESLLIALNLKKNIPKVNIPTIKVLEAITTKKCQDQFHLESLETLGDSFLKYAVCQHLFQEYHTHHEGLLSSIKDGMISNVTLCKFGCDQKIQGFIRNECFEPKGWMVPGQSSAAYALVNDHLSESRSMYIARRRNLKRKSVADVVEALIGAYLSEGGELAALTFMNWVGIKVDFTTTMIQREPSIQAEKLVNVSYMESLLNYKFKDKSLLVEALTHGSYMIPEIPRCYQRLEFLGDSVLDYLITKHLYGEYPNLSPGLLTDMRSASVNNECYAQVAVKSNLHKHVLHASHDLHKHISRTVSEFERLSSVQSSFGWESEIAFPKVLGDLIESLAGAIHVDSGYDKEVVFACIKPLLGCMITPETVKLHPVRELTELCQKAQFELTKAKGFENGEAYFTVEVEAKEMSFAHTAKASDKKMAKKLAYKEVLNSLKKGLDS, encoded by the exons ATGACGATTGTTGATATGGAGATTGAGAGCGCCGATCAAGTCTCTCCTCTACCGTTTGCGAGAAG TTATCAAGTGGAGGCGCTAGAGAAAGCAATGAAGCGAAACACGATTGTTTACTTGGAGACTGGCTCTGGCAAGACACTTATCGCCATCATGCTTCTCCGTAGCTACGCTTACCTTTTCCGCAAGCCTTCCCCTTGCTTCAGCGTCTTCTTGGTTCCTCAAGTTGTTCTCGTCACTCAA CAAGCTGAAGCGCTGAAGAGGCACACGGATCTGAAAGTGGGCATGTATTGGGGATCCATGGGGGTTGACTTTTGGGATGCTCCTACTTGGAAACAAGAAGTCGATACATATGAG GTTCTTGTGATGACACCTGCTATTTTGCTCAGTGCATTAAGACATAGTTTTCTGACGTTGAACATGATCAAGGTTCTTATCTTTGATGAATGTCATCATGCTCGGGGTAATCACGCTTATGCTTGTATCTTGAAG GAGTTCTATCACAAGGAGTTAAAGTCTGCAACTTCTGTCGTTCCTCGAATATTTGGGATGACTGCTTCCCCTGTGAAAACAAAGG GTGAAAACTTGGATAGCTACTGGAAAAAGATTCATGAACTCGAATCTCTAATGAATTCAAAG GTCTATACATGTGAAAGTGAGTCTGTGCTGGCTCGGTTTGTACCCTTTTCTACTCCGAGTTTTAAGTTGTACCAGCACATGGAAATACCAAGCTCTACACGCGCAGGCATAATAGCGGAACTTGAAAAGCTAGCCAaagag CATCTCTTTGCCCTTTCAACACTGGATCTCAAATCCTCCACTGTTAATTCTATAAAGAAGAGACTGTCAAAGATATGTTCATCTATAACTTATTGTTTGGATGAACTTGGAATTTTGATGGCGCTGAag GCTGCTCAGTCATTCTCAGTCAGTCAGAACGACTTTGTCTTGTGGGGTCAACTAGAGAAGTTTAGCGAAACCTCTATAAAAAAGTTCTGTAGTAATGCTTCACAGGCCATTTTAGCTTACATACCTGATG GTCCTTACTGGAGTGTTGCTAACATAGAAAGAAAGTTGGAGCCAGGTCTCGTAACATCAAAAATAGTCTGCCTTGTTGAATCTCTTCTTGGTTATAG GTCCTTGGAGAAGATACGGTGCATCATATTTGTGGAACGGGTGATAGCAGCGATGGTTTTGGAATCCTTTTTGAATGAAATTCTTCCAACCTATAATAGTTGGAAAACTAAGTACGTTGCAGGAAACAACTCTGGCCTGCAAAGTCAAACCAGGAAGAAGCAGAATGAAACTGTGGAGGACTTTCGAAAAGGCTTG GTAAACATCATCGTCTCAACATCTATTCTAGAGGAAGGTCTAGATGTTCAAAGTTGCAATCTGGTTGTTGGATTTGACCCTGCATCCAACATTTGCAGTTTCATACAATCTCAAGGGCGTGCTAGAATGCCTAACTCAGATTATTTGATGATGGTGGAAAGGTCTATTGATATCTG TGGAGATATGGTCACACAATCTCGgttaaagaaatatatttctGGTGCGAAAAGAATGCGTGAAGATTCTTTGAGCCATTCTCTTGTTCCCTGTCAACCTCttccagatgattcatctgGGGAGGTCTACCGTGTCGACAGCACAGGGGCTATTGTAACTTTTAGCTCAAGCGTCAGCTTAATATATTTCTACTGCTCAAGGCTTCCTTCAGATGA ATACTTCAAACCAACTCCTAGATTCGATATAGACAAGGATCAGGGGATTTGCATCCTTTACCTTCCTAAGAGCTGTCAAGTAAAAGAAGTTAAATTTCAAGGAAATGGAAACGTGTTAAAACAAGCTGTATGTCTTAAAGCTTGCATTAAGCTGCACCGAGCTGGTGCTCTAACTGATCATCTTGTCCCTGACATGGTTCTGAAGGAAACCGTCCAACAAAAACTCG GGAAAATCCACTACGACACTGAACAGCCAAGTTACTTCCCTCCAGAGCTAGTCTCCCAGTTTTCAGCACTATCGCAGACAACATACCACTTGTACTCAATAAGGATGAAGTCAGAATTTCCAGGAAATCTTCATTTTAAGGATATTTTACTGGGAACCAGGGTTAAGCTTGAAGATGACATTGGGAACACATGCTTCCGGTTAGAAGATCATCTTGGCACAATAGCTGTGACATTAAGTTATGTAGGAGCGTTTGACCTTGCACAAGATGAG ATCCTTTTGTGTAGAAGGTTTCAGATAACTCTTTTCAGAGTACTATTGGATCATAGTGTGGAAAATTTGGTGGCGGCGTTGGATGGGTTGCATCTCAGAGACGGTCTAGCACTTGATTATCTACTAGTTCCATCCACTCATGAGCAAAAAGCATCTCTTATTGATTGGGAGGTGATAAGATCCGTGAACTTTACTAGTCATAAACCTTGGAAAAGGCATGTGAATTGTTCTGCCAAGGATGCTTCTTGCATTCTACATACAAAAAACGGGTTGTTTTGCACCTGTGTCTTACAAAATGCGTTGGTTTGCACACCACATAATGGATACGTCTACTGCACCAGAGGTATTCTCAGCAATTTAAACGCAAATTCTGTATTGACCAAGAGAAATTCTGGCGATGTGACCTACATGGAGTACTATGAGAAAcg GCATGAGATTCGATTAAGTATTGTGGATGAACCTCTTTTGAATGGGAGACACATTTTCACGATGCATAACAACCTTCACATGACCatgaagaaaaaggagaaag AGCATGACAAGGAGTATGTTGAACTACCTCCTGAACTATGTCATGTCATATTGGCTCCAATATCAGTGGATATGATCTATTCATATAAATTCATGCCATCTGTTATGCACCGCATTGAATCTTTGCTTATAGCATTGAACCTTAAGAAGAACATCCCAAAAGTCAATATTCCAACCATCAAG GTTCTAGAAGCTATCACAACGAAGAAGTGCCAAGACCAGTTCCACTTGGAATCACTAGAAACACTTGGCGACTCTTTTCTGAAATATGCTGTTTGTCAGCATCTATTCCAAGAATATCATACTCATCACGAGGGTCTTCTCAGCTCAATAAAAGATGGAATGATTTCGAATGTCACGCTCTGCAAATTTGGATGTGACCAAAAAATTCAG GGATTTATACGGAACGAGTGTTTCGAACCTAAAGGGTGGATGGTTCCTGGCCAATCATCTGCAGCTTATGCTCTTGTGAATGATCATCTATCCGAATCTAGAAGCATGTACATTGCTAGGAGGAGGAATTTGAAACGCAAGAGTGTGGCTGATGTTGTAGAAGCACTAATTGGTGCGTATCTTAGCGAGGGAGGTGAACTAGCAGCGCTAACGTTCATGAACTGGGTTGGTATAAAAGTCGATTTCACGACTACAATGATCCAAAGAGAGCCATCTATACAAGCCGAGAAGCTTGTGAATGTAAGCTATATGGAGTCTCTGTTGAACTATAAGTTTAAGGATAAGTCTCTTCTAGTCGAGGCATTGACTCATGGCTCATACATGATTCCTGAAATTCCAAGATGCTATCAG CGGTTGGAGTTCCTCGGCGACTCTGTGTTGGATTATCTCATAACCAAGCATTTGTACGGCGAATATCCTAATCTTTCTCCTGGTCTACTAACCGACATGCGCTCTGCTTCTGTGAACAATGAATGTTATGCTCAAGTAGCGGTGAAATCAAACCTGCACAAACACGTCCTCCATGCCTCTCATGATCTCCACAAGCACATCTCCAGAACAGTTAGTGAGTTTGAACGGTTGTCGTCTGTGCAATCCAGTTTTGGATGGGAATCCGAAATAGCTTTCCCAAAG GTTCTTGGAGATTTGATAGAGTCTTTAGCTGGTGCGATACATGTTGACTCGGGTTACGACAAGGAAGTAGTGTTTGCGTGTATAAAACCGCTTTTGGGATGTATGATAACTCCAGAGACTGTGAAGCTGCATCCTGTGAGAGAGTTGACAGAACTTTGCCAGAAAGCTCAGTTCGAGTTGACTAAAGCTAAAGGCTTCGAGAATGGTGAAGCTTACTTCACGGTTGAGGTGGAAGCTAAGGAAATGAGTTTTGCTCACACGGCTAAGGCCTCTGATAAGAAGATGGCTAAGAAGTTGGCTTACAAAGAAGTCTTGAATTCACTTAAGAAGGGCCTTGACTCCTAA